CGCGAGATCGCCCGACGACTTGGGGTCGAGGTGGAGGCAGGCGAGAGCAAATACTCGATCCTCGCGGAGTTGTTCGAGGAGTTCGTGGAAGAAAAGCTCGTGCAGCCCACGTTCGTGTTCAAATATCCGGTAGAAGTGTCACCTTTGGCGAAAAGAGACCCGGAAGACCCGAATTTTACCAACCGCTTTGAACTCTTCATATGCGGCGCTGAGGTGGCAAACGCATATAGCGAGCTGAACGACCCCATCGACCAAAAAGAGCGTTTCCTCGAACAACAAAGAAAGCGCCAGGCGGGCGACGAGGAAGCCCACCCTTACGACGAGGATTTCGTGATGGCGCTGGAATACGGCATGCCCCCCACGGGCGGGCTCGGCATCGGAATAGACAGGCTCGTCATGTTTCTCACCGACTCGCGCTCTATTCGCGATGTCATGCTCTTCCCCACGATGCGGCCAAAAGGATAGCGGCAAATGGATAAAGCAGCAGCGGCAAGGCGCATAGAGGAGCTTAAAAGGGAAATAGCTCGCCACGATTATCTTTACTATGTGCTCGATTCGCCCGAAATAAGCGATGAAGAGTACGATGCGCTTATGCGTGAGCTGCGCGCGCTTGAAGAGGCCTATCCGGATCTGCGCACGCCCGATTCCCCCACGCAGCGCGTCGGGGGTATGCCCGTGGACGAGTTTGAGCATGTGGTTCACGAGGTGCCGATGCTGAGCTTGGACAACGTCTTCGATTTGGGCGAGCTCAAGTCCTTTTGCGACCGCGTAAGCCGCGCCTTGAAAGAGGAGGTCTCATACACTGCCGAGCTCAAAATAGACGGCGTCGCCGTTTCTCTCATTTACGAAGACGGCGTCTTCGTCCGCGGATCCACCAGAGGAGACGGAAGAGTGGGCGAGGATGTGACGGCCAACCTCCGCACCGTAAAAAGTATGCCGTTGCGCTTGATGAAGCCCGTTTCCGGGCGCTTGGAAGTGCGCGGCGAAGTTTACATGCAAAAGAAAGACTTCGCCGAACTGAACGCCCAGCGCGAGGAAGAGGGCGAACCGCTCTTTGCCAATCCGAGGAACGCCGCCGCCGGCAGCCTCAGGCAGCTCGATCCTTCGATAACGGCGAAAAGACACCTGCGCGTCTTCGTTTACCAGGCGGTGAACGCCGTACAGCGCGGCTTGAAATCTCAATACGAGGTGCTTCAGTGGCTCAAGGGTTTAGGTCTCCCCACCCAGGGCACAGAGAGGTTATGCGATAGCTTCGACGAGCTGACGAAATACATAGACGAGTGGAGGGAGAAACGCTTTGCTCTGCCCTACGTGACGGACGGCGTGGTGGTCAAAGTCGATGACCTGGCCAAACAGGAAATCCTGGGGACTACGGCCAAAGCCCCGCGCTGGGCGGTGGCTTTCAAATATCCGGCCGAGGAGAAGAGGACAAGGGTAAAGGATATCGAAATCTCCGTCGGCCGCACGGGGGCGTTGACGCCCGTTGCCATTCTCGAGCCTGTGCGGCTTTCGGGGACGATAGTCCAGCGCGCATCTCTCCACAACGAGGATGAGATACGCCGCAAAGATGTCAGAGTGGGCGATTATGTATGGGTGAGGAAGGCGGGGGAGATAATCCCTGAAGTTGTGCGCGTGGATAAAGAAGCTCGAAGGGAGGGATCGCCCCCCTTCGAGATGCCCAAAGAGTGCCCTGCGTGCGGCTCTTCGGTGGTGCGCCTTCCCGGTGAGGCCGCCCACCGCTGCCTCAATCGCTCATGCCCTGCGCAAATAAAGGAAGGTTTGAAACATTTCGCCTCACGGAGCGGCATGGACATCCAAGGTCTCGGTGAGAAGTTGATAGACCAGTTAGTGGAGAAGGGCTTCATCCGCGATATAGCCGACCTGTATACGCTTTCGGAAGAAGAGCTGGCTTCGTTGGAGCGAATGGGTAAGAAATCGGCGCAGAACCTGATTCGAGCGCTGGAGGCATCGAAAAACCGCCCGTTGGCCAATCTCATCTACGCCTTGGGCATACGCTACGTTGGCTCTCGCGTCGCCGAGCTTTTGGCCGAGAATTTCGGCAGCCTCGAGCGCCTTATGGAGGCCACCGAGGAGGAGATCTTGCAGATAGAGGGGATCGGCCCTCGGATAGCCTCTTCTGTGGTGAGTTTTTTTCGCGACGAAGCCAACAGAAGGACCATAGAGCGCCTCATCGCGCTCGGCGTTAAAACGCGCTTGGAACGCCCTGCGCTTGAAAAGGATGTGTGGCGGGGCTTGCGCTTCGTTTTTACCGGCGAACTTGAGCGCGCCACCAGGCTTGAGGCGGAAAACATCGTAAAAAGCCTCGGAGGGCAGGTCTCCTCTGACGTGAGCCGCAAGACTTCTTATGTGGTCGTCGGGAAAAACCCTGGGAGCAAATTGGAGCGCGCTGTTAATTTGGGCGTTAAAACTATAGATGAAGATTCGTTCTGGCGCATGGTTGAGGAAGCCAAGGAGGGATAAAAATGGCAGTATCTGAGGCGGATGTCCGCCGCGTCGCCCTTCTCGCCCGTCTGGAGGTCACAGACGAGGAGGCAAGATCGCTCACGGAGCACTTCGGCAAGATTTTGGAGCACTTTCATCGCCTTCAAGAGTTAGAATTGAGCGGGGTCGACCCCTTTTCCCTTGAGGGACCGGGCACGCCCTGGAGGGTTGACGAGGCTAAACCCTGGGATGGGCGTGACGAGATCTTGTCCGAGGCGCCACGGCGCGAGGGAGATTTCTTCGTCGTCCCGCGCATCGTAGAGGAGGAATGACGGATGGAATTGTGGCAACTCCCTGCCTGGAAGATAGCGGAGGAGGTGAGGCGCGGAAACCTCTCCGCATCGCAGGCGGTGGAATCGCACATCAGGCGCATGGAAAGCCTCGAGCCTTCGATTAACGCCATAATCACCCCTATGCCGGAGGAGGCCAGGAAGAGGGCATTAGCGATAGATGAGGCGCTGTCTAAAGGAGCTGACCTCCCTTTAGCCGGTGTGCCTGTCGCAGTAAAAGACCTCTTATGTACTAAGGGAGTCCGCACGACGTGCGGCAGCCGCGTCTTGGGAGAGTGGAAGCCCCCTTACTCCGCTACTGTCGTGCGCTACCTGGAGGAAAGTGGGGCAGTCGTGATAGGCAAAGCCAACATGGACGAATTTGCCATGGGAAGCTCAACGGAGCAATCGGCCTTCGGTGCCACATCTAACCCCTGGGACGTTTCGCGCGTCCCCGGCGGCAGCTCCGGCGGGAGCGCTGCGGCTGTCGCTGCCGGTTATGCTCCTATAGCGCTCGGAAGCGACACGGGCGGCTCGATCAGACAACCGGCTGCGCTCTGCGGCGTTTACGGCCTGAAGCCCACGTATGGCCTGGTGAGCCGCTGGGGCCTCATAGCGTACGCCTCGTCATTGGACCAGGTGGGACCGTTTTCGAGAGACCTTGCGGACTTAGCACTCGCCCTTGAGGTGATTTCCGCTTACGATCCGCTGGACTCCACGTGTGTGCCGGGGAGCCGTCCTCGCTATCGCGACGCCTTGAAGGCGCACGACCTAAAGGGGCAGCGCATAGGCTTTCTGAAAGGATATCAAGATTTCGATATGGATGACGAGGTAAAAGAAAAGTTCGCTTTGGCTTTGAGAATATGCCAAGAAGGCGGGGCCGAGATGGTGGAGGTCTCTTTGCCCGTCTCTACCGGATACGGCCTTCCCTGTTACTATATAGTTGCGCCTGCTGAGGCGAGCTCGAACCTCGCTCGCTATGACGGTGTCCAGTACGGCTTGAGCGAAGAAGGAAAGAGCATCCTCGAGCTTTACCTCAAAACCAGAGGTAAGGGCTTCGGGAACGAGGTGAAGCGGAGGATTTTGGTCGGGACTTATGTGTTGAGTTCGGGCTATTACGATGCCTACTACCTCGTGGCTCAAAAAGTCCGGCGCCTGATAGCAGACGAGTTCACTGCGGCCTTCTCGGCCGTCGATGCCTTGATTACGCCGACATCTCCAACGCTCGCTTTTAAAAAAGGAGAGAAACTCGACGATCCGATCCAGATGTATATGTCAGACTTATTCACATTGCCTGTAAACCTGGCAGGGCTACCGGCCATCTCGATGAACGTCGGTTACAGCAAAGCCGGGCTTCCCGTAGGGGTTCAGATTGTGGCTCCGAGATGGGGGGAGACGGAGATTTTGAAAGTGGCCTCCGTTTTGACCGATGCCGTCGGCTCGCCGAAGGTGGCCATGGGAGGTGAGGGTTGATGCCGCTTTCTTTTACGCCTGTCATAGGGCTTGAGATCCACGTGCAGCTTGCGACCGTTTCTAAGCTCTTTTGCAGCTGTTCTACAAATTACATCGGAGAGAAACCCAACACCAATGTCTGCCCTGTCTGCCTGGGTCTTCCGGGGACGCTTCCGGTCCTGAACGGGCGCGCCGTGGAGTTCGCCGCGAAGACCGCCCTTGCCTTGAATTGTCGTGTCCAAAACAGGACGCGCTTTCACAGGAAGAACTACTTTTATCCCGACCTCCCGAAGGCTTACCAGATAAGCCAGTATGACCTTCCGCTGGCGGTGGACGGCTATGTGGAGCTGACCGAGGCGGACGGGTCCAAGCGGAGGATCGGCATACAGCGCCTTCATCTGGAAGAGGACACCGGCAAGCTTGTTCACATAGCAAGCGACGGCCGCCTGAGCGGGGCGCTTTACTCCCTCGTCGATTACAACAGGGCCGGCATACCTCTGATGGAGATCGTTTCGGCTCCCGACATCACGTCTCCGGCTCAGGCGAAAGAATACGTGGCGCGGCTTCGCCAGCTCGTGCGGTATCTCGGCGTCTCCGACGGGGATATGGAATCCGGCTCGCTGAGGGTCGATGCCAATGTATCGGTCAAGGTTTCGGACGGCCGGTGGGGGAAGAAGTCGGAGATCAAGAATATGAACTCCCTGAGGGCCATAGAAAGGGCCTTGGAGTACGAAATCGAGCGCCAAAGCGGTATGTTGGCCAGGGGCGAGGAAGTGGAGCAGGAGACGCGCCATTGGGATGATGCCGCCGGCGTGACTCGTTCGAGCCGCAGCAAGGAAGAGGCTCACGATTATAGATATTTCCCAGAGCCAGACCTTTTGCCCCTCGTATTGGAGGAGGGGTTTTTAGAAGAGACCGCCGAAGCGATGCCCGAGCTGCCGTGGGAAGTGTTCAGGCGCTTCGAAGAAGTCTACGGAATCGAGCCCGAAGACGCGGCGCTACTTTCGGAGCGTCGCGATGTGGCGGCATATTTCGAAGCCTGCGTGATGGCTGGGGCATCTCCGGATAAGGCAGCCAACTGGATTAAGACGGAACTCTTTCGCGTCATGAACGAGCGCAAGTGTTCGGCCGACGACTTTCCCGTGAGGCCAGAGGTGCTGACCGAGCTCCTCAGAAAAGTGGAACAGGGAGAGCTGTCCGCCACGGCGGCCAAGGACGTTTTTGGCCTTATGGCAGACCGGTCCTTGAGGCTCGACGAGGCGATAGAGGCCGCGGGAGTGTTCGTGGGCAAGGTGTCAGGCGGTACCCTAAAAGATATAATAGATACGGTATTGCGCGAGAACGCGGAAGTGGTCGAAGATATCAAGTCTGGCCGCGACAAGAAAGGCAAAAAGGTGAAATTCCTGCAGGGATTGGTCATGCGCCACACCAAGGGGCAGGCGGATCCGCAGGAGGTTTCAGAGCTCTTAGAGGAATCGCTTAAGAATTGAGAGGATCGCACAATTCGGAGGGGGTATGGCTATGGGGACACGCAGGCCCGAAGGGATCAGGGTTGTAGCTCTGGCTGGACACGGGGGATCAGGAAAAACTGCGCTGACAGAGGCGTTGCTCTTCGATACGGGTGCCATCTCGCGCATGGGGCGCACAGAAGATGGAAATACCGTGACGGACTTTGATCCAGAAGAGAAGAAGCGCCAGATATCCATAAATGCCTCTGTGGCTACGCTTTACCACGAAGACAAGACGATATTCATCCTCGACACGCCCGGCTATGCCGATTTCGTTGGAGATTTGAGATCGAGCATGCGCGCCTGCGATGCGGCTGTAGTGCTCGTGAGCGCCGTCGACGGCGTTGAGGTGCAGACCGAAAGGGCATGGAGCTTCACCGAGGACTTCGGCATAGCGACTGTCTTTTATGTCAGCAAGATGGACAGGGATAACGCCTCGTTTGATAGGACATTGGGCGAGATCCGCCAATACTTAAGCGACAAGGTTGTGCCTTTATATTTACCGATAGGCTCGGAGAAGAACTTCAAAGGCCTGGTGGACGTCCTCGCGAACAAGGCTTACTTATATGCCGGAGACGGAAGCAAAGGATTCGAGGAAGCCGTTGTTCCTCAAGATATGGCCGACGAAGTTTCAAAAGCACGGGAAGAGGCGATCGAGCGCATTGTGGAGGCCGACGACGAACTGATGATGCGCTACCTCGAAGGGGACAGCATCTCCAAAGAAGAGCTGCTTCCCGTCCTGCGCAAGGCCGTTAGGGAGCGGAAGCTCTTTCCGGCGTTGCCGGGCGCTGCTCCTGCCAATGTCGGCGTCATGCAGCTTCTCGATGTGATTTCGGACATACTCCCCTCTCCTCTGGAGGTGCCCCCCCGCAAAGGAATAAAGGGAGAGGCAGAGGTGGACGTGCCCCCGGATCCGAACGGACCTTTTATGGCCCTCTGCTTCAAGGTTATGGTGGATCCCTACGTGGGCAAACTTTCCTTCATTCGTGTCTTTTCGGGCAGGCATTCCAGCGACAAGGGGCTATTCAACGTCAATAAAGAGACGGAAGAGCGAGTGAGCGGCTATCGCCTGATGCGCGGCAAGGATGGAGAAGAGGTTAAGGAGATCACGACGGGTGATGTAGTTGCTGTGCCGAAGCTCTCGAGCGTAGCCGTGGGAGATACGCTCGCCGAGCGCGGTTGCGACGTGCGCTTTCCGCCGATCCGGTTCCCGGAGCCGGTCTACAGCATCGCCGTCGTGCCCAAGAGCAGGGCGGATGAGGACAAACTCTCTAACGCCATTCATAAAATCTTGGAGGAAGACCCGACCCTTCGCTTCGAGAAGAACGCCGAGACGGGCGATAACCTGCTTTCGGGCATGGGGGATCTCCATCTGGACATCGTCTTATCCAGGATCAGGGAGCGCTACGGCGTGGATCTGGAGACGCGCCTGCCGCGCGTGCCCTACAAAGAGACGATAAAGCGGACTGCCAAAGCGCAGGGGAGATACAAGAAGCAAACCGGCGGCCGCGGCCAGTATGGCGACGTGTGGATAGAGTTTGAACCCCTCGAGCGAGGAGCCGGCTTTCAGTTCGAAGACAGGATAGTGGGCGGCGCCGTGCCCAAATCGTATATACCCGCCGTGGAGAAGGGTTTGAGAGAGGCGATACAGAAGGGCGTCTTGGCAGGTTACCCCGCCGTCGACTTCAAGGCCAAGCTCTACGATGGTTCGTATCACGAGGTGGACTCTTCAGAATTGGCATTTAAGATAGCGGCTTCTCTCTCCTTCAAAAAGGGCTTTTCCGAGGCGTCTCCGACGCTGCTTGAGCCGATAATGGATGTCGAAATCGTCGTCCCTGAAGATTACCTCGGCGATGTCATGGGAGATCTCAACGGCCGCAGGGGTAGGATCATGGGCATAGAGGGCCGCGGCAGACTGCAGGTGGTCAAGGCTCAAGTGCCGCTTGCCGAGATGTTCCGCTACGCCATAACCTTGCGCTCTATGACCTCAGGAAGGGGGAGTTTTTCTATGTCCTTCTCCCATTACGAGGAAGTGCCGCAGGAAATCGCGAAGAGGATCATAGCCCAAGCTCAGGCGGAAGAGGGGGAAGAGGAGTAAAGGGATCATACCTATGTTAAAATAATTACAAATATTATGTGCTGCGGGTGGGATAAAGATGCATGCAATCCTTGAGAAAAGGTTGATTGCGCCGAACGAATATGACATGTGGGTGGAGGCCCCTAAGGTTGCCTCTCATGCCAGGCCGGGGCAGTTCGTCGTCGTGAGGCCGACGTCTAAGGGTGAGCGGATTCCACTCACCATAGCCGATTACGATTTGAAGAGAGGCAGCATACGCTTCATATTTCAAGCCGTCGGCAAGACCACCCATCAAATGGCGCGCTTTGAGGTGGGCGACTCCTTGTCTGATGTCTTGGGCCCCTTGGGCAGGCCGAGCGAGATTAAAAAGTGGGGCACGGTTATGCTGGTCGGCGGGGGCGTCGGCATAGCGGCTTTGTTCCCCATCCTGAGGGAACTCAAGCGCGTAGGCAACTACACCATTACCGTGCTCGGCGGCAGGAGCTCGGAATTGGTCATCATGAAAGACGAATGCAGGAGATATTCCGACAAGCTGATAATAACGACGGACGACGGCTCTGAGGGGATAAAAGGCGTCGTTACGGAGGGCATGAGAGTCGCTTCCGAAGGTAGGAAAATAGACCAGGCTTGGGCGATAGGGCCCACCATAATGATGAAGTTCGCCTCCCTCGCCGCCAAGGAGATGGGCATTCCGATATGGGTATCGCTTAACCCTATCATGGTGGATGGCACTGGCATGTGCGGCGGTTGCCGAGTGGAAGTGGGAGGAGAAGTGCGATTTGCCTGCGTAGATGGCCCCGAATTCGACGGCTGGGCAGTGAACTGGGACGTCCTCATGAGGCGGCTTCAACAGTACAAGGAGGAGGAAAAGCTCTCCTTGGAGCAATACATGGCGGAGGTGGAAAGCGTCGTATGAGCCCGAAGGTTAGGCAAAAGAAAGTACCCATCGCTGAGCAAAAGCCGGAGGAGCGGATTCGCAACTTCAATGAAGTCTGCTTGGGCTATACGATGGAGGAAGCGATAGAAGAAGGGATGCGCTGCCTGCAGTGCAAGAATGCCCCTTGTGTGGCTGGTTGCCCTGTGACCATCGACATTCCGGGTTTTATAAAGGCTTTGAGAGAAGGCAACATCGACGAATCGTGGAAGATCTTGAGCAGCGCGACGAATTTGCCGGCCGTCTGCGGCAGGGTTTGTCCTCAGGAAACGCAGTGCGAGGGCGTATGCACCTTGGGAAGAGGGAAGGATTTTGAGCCCGTAGCCATAGGGAAACTCGAGCGTTTCGTGGCGGATTGGAAAGCAGGCAGTGGCGTGCAATCAGCGCCCGTCGTACATCGAGGTGAGCCAAAAGGAAAAGTAGCGATCGTAGGCTCGGGGCCGGCAGGTTTGACCGCAGCAGGTGACCTCGCCAAGATGGGCTATCGCGTCAAGATATACGAAGCTCTTCACGAGCCCGGAGGCGTCCTTATGTATGGAATACCTGAATTTCGTCTTCCAAAGGCGATCGTCCGGAGGGAAATAGAGAACATAAAGCTGCTCGGTGTAGAGGTCGAGGTCGACACGGCCGTAGGCAGAAGCATAACGGTAGAGGAGTTGCGCGGCGAATACGATGCCATCTTCATCGGCACCGGGGCCGGCACGCCGCGCTTCATCGGCATCCCCGGCACCACACTGAACGGCGTCTATTCGGCGAGCGAATTTTTGACCCGCGTTAATCTCATGCACGCCTATCGCTTTCCGGAATACGACACGCCCATAAAGAAGTTGAAGAACGTCGTGGTGGTGGGCGGCGGCAACGTGGCCATGGACGCCGCGAGGTCAGCTCTGCGCCTCGGGGCCGAACACGTTACGGTGGCTTACAGGCGGACGCAGGCCGAGATGCCGGCCAGGGTGGAGGAGTACCATCACGCTGTAGAAGAGGGGATCGAGTTCTGCTGGCTTACCAATCCGGTGGAGTATGTGGGCGACGAGCGCGGTTGGGTGAAAGCTGTAAATTGCATACGGATGGAGTTGGGCGAGCCGGACGAGTCCGGGCGCAGACGTCCGATTCCCGTCCCAGGGAGCGAATTTCTGCTTGAGGCGGACGGTGCCATAGAGGCCATAGGCCAGGGCTCCAATAAGGTTCTCCTCGATGCCTTTCCAGAGTTGAAGCTGAATAAGCACGGTTACATAGTGGCTGACCCGGAGACCGGCGCTACCTCAGTTGAGGGCGTATTTGCCGGCGGCGATATCGTAACAGGGGCAGCCACCGTCATTTTGGCTATGGGTGCGGGCAAAAACGCCGCCAAGGCGATAGATGAGTACATTAGCACCAAGAGGTTAAAGGCGGCATCGCGCTGATCACCTTGCGAGGCGCAGAAGGGGGGCAAAAAATGCTGGTTACGCTCGCTTTGAGAGGAATGCAGTTTCACGCTTTTCACGGTTGCCTTGAGGTGGAAAGGGAGTTGGGACAGATCTTTTCCATAAATGTTGGTATGGACTACGAGCTATCTCCGGAAGAGGCCGACAACCCGGAGGCAGTCCCTTCTTACCAGGAGGTCTTCGAGCGGGTTCAGCACGTGGTGATGGGCAGAAAGTTTCGCACCCTCGAGGCCTTGGGATGGGGCATAGGAAAGGCTATCCTCGAGGCCTATCCCTTCGTCGAAGATGTCTATGTGGATGTGAGCAGCAACCAGCTCTTCGTGCCGGGTTTGATCGACTCCAAGGTCGTCACCGTCAGCCTCGACAGGGAAGAGTTAGAAGGGTGAGACCCTTGAGCGAGCTTATGGCTGTCGCTTTAGGTGGTGCATTGCGCGAAGACGACGTGAGCAGAAAGAACCTC
Above is a window of Acetomicrobium sp. S15 = DSM 107314 DNA encoding:
- the ligA gene encoding NAD-dependent DNA ligase LigA, which translates into the protein MDKAAAARRIEELKREIARHDYLYYVLDSPEISDEEYDALMRELRALEEAYPDLRTPDSPTQRVGGMPVDEFEHVVHEVPMLSLDNVFDLGELKSFCDRVSRALKEEVSYTAELKIDGVAVSLIYEDGVFVRGSTRGDGRVGEDVTANLRTVKSMPLRLMKPVSGRLEVRGEVYMQKKDFAELNAQREEEGEPLFANPRNAAAGSLRQLDPSITAKRHLRVFVYQAVNAVQRGLKSQYEVLQWLKGLGLPTQGTERLCDSFDELTKYIDEWREKRFALPYVTDGVVVKVDDLAKQEILGTTAKAPRWAVAFKYPAEEKRTRVKDIEISVGRTGALTPVAILEPVRLSGTIVQRASLHNEDEIRRKDVRVGDYVWVRKAGEIIPEVVRVDKEARREGSPPFEMPKECPACGSSVVRLPGEAAHRCLNRSCPAQIKEGLKHFASRSGMDIQGLGEKLIDQLVEKGFIRDIADLYTLSEEELASLERMGKKSAQNLIRALEASKNRPLANLIYALGIRYVGSRVAELLAENFGSLERLMEATEEEILQIEGIGPRIASSVVSFFRDEANRRTIERLIALGVKTRLERPALEKDVWRGLRFVFTGELERATRLEAENIVKSLGGQVSSDVSRKTSYVVVGKNPGSKLERAVNLGVKTIDEDSFWRMVEEAKEG
- the gatC gene encoding Asp-tRNA(Asn)/Glu-tRNA(Gln) amidotransferase subunit GatC, with the translated sequence MAVSEADVRRVALLARLEVTDEEARSLTEHFGKILEHFHRLQELELSGVDPFSLEGPGTPWRVDEAKPWDGRDEILSEAPRREGDFFVVPRIVEEE
- the gatA gene encoding Asp-tRNA(Asn)/Glu-tRNA(Gln) amidotransferase subunit GatA; translated protein: MELWQLPAWKIAEEVRRGNLSASQAVESHIRRMESLEPSINAIITPMPEEARKRALAIDEALSKGADLPLAGVPVAVKDLLCTKGVRTTCGSRVLGEWKPPYSATVVRYLEESGAVVIGKANMDEFAMGSSTEQSAFGATSNPWDVSRVPGGSSGGSAAAVAAGYAPIALGSDTGGSIRQPAALCGVYGLKPTYGLVSRWGLIAYASSLDQVGPFSRDLADLALALEVISAYDPLDSTCVPGSRPRYRDALKAHDLKGQRIGFLKGYQDFDMDDEVKEKFALALRICQEGGAEMVEVSLPVSTGYGLPCYYIVAPAEASSNLARYDGVQYGLSEEGKSILELYLKTRGKGFGNEVKRRILVGTYVLSSGYYDAYYLVAQKVRRLIADEFTAAFSAVDALITPTSPTLAFKKGEKLDDPIQMYMSDLFTLPVNLAGLPAISMNVGYSKAGLPVGVQIVAPRWGETEILKVASVLTDAVGSPKVAMGGEG
- the gatB gene encoding Asp-tRNA(Asn)/Glu-tRNA(Gln) amidotransferase subunit GatB encodes the protein MPLSFTPVIGLEIHVQLATVSKLFCSCSTNYIGEKPNTNVCPVCLGLPGTLPVLNGRAVEFAAKTALALNCRVQNRTRFHRKNYFYPDLPKAYQISQYDLPLAVDGYVELTEADGSKRRIGIQRLHLEEDTGKLVHIASDGRLSGALYSLVDYNRAGIPLMEIVSAPDITSPAQAKEYVARLRQLVRYLGVSDGDMESGSLRVDANVSVKVSDGRWGKKSEIKNMNSLRAIERALEYEIERQSGMLARGEEVEQETRHWDDAAGVTRSSRSKEEAHDYRYFPEPDLLPLVLEEGFLEETAEAMPELPWEVFRRFEEVYGIEPEDAALLSERRDVAAYFEACVMAGASPDKAANWIKTELFRVMNERKCSADDFPVRPEVLTELLRKVEQGELSATAAKDVFGLMADRSLRLDEAIEAAGVFVGKVSGGTLKDIIDTVLRENAEVVEDIKSGRDKKGKKVKFLQGLVMRHTKGQADPQEVSELLEESLKN
- the fusA gene encoding elongation factor G, yielding MGTRRPEGIRVVALAGHGGSGKTALTEALLFDTGAISRMGRTEDGNTVTDFDPEEKKRQISINASVATLYHEDKTIFILDTPGYADFVGDLRSSMRACDAAVVLVSAVDGVEVQTERAWSFTEDFGIATVFYVSKMDRDNASFDRTLGEIRQYLSDKVVPLYLPIGSEKNFKGLVDVLANKAYLYAGDGSKGFEEAVVPQDMADEVSKAREEAIERIVEADDELMMRYLEGDSISKEELLPVLRKAVRERKLFPALPGAAPANVGVMQLLDVISDILPSPLEVPPRKGIKGEAEVDVPPDPNGPFMALCFKVMVDPYVGKLSFIRVFSGRHSSDKGLFNVNKETEERVSGYRLMRGKDGEEVKEITTGDVVAVPKLSSVAVGDTLAERGCDVRFPPIRFPEPVYSIAVVPKSRADEDKLSNAIHKILEEDPTLRFEKNAETGDNLLSGMGDLHLDIVLSRIRERYGVDLETRLPRVPYKETIKRTAKAQGRYKKQTGGRGQYGDVWIEFEPLERGAGFQFEDRIVGGAVPKSYIPAVEKGLREAIQKGVLAGYPAVDFKAKLYDGSYHEVDSSELAFKIAASLSFKKGFSEASPTLLEPIMDVEIVVPEDYLGDVMGDLNGRRGRIMGIEGRGRLQVVKAQVPLAEMFRYAITLRSMTSGRGSFSMSFSHYEEVPQEIAKRIIAQAQAEEGEEE
- a CDS encoding sulfide/dihydroorotate dehydrogenase-like FAD/NAD-binding protein; the protein is MHAILEKRLIAPNEYDMWVEAPKVASHARPGQFVVVRPTSKGERIPLTIADYDLKRGSIRFIFQAVGKTTHQMARFEVGDSLSDVLGPLGRPSEIKKWGTVMLVGGGVGIAALFPILRELKRVGNYTITVLGGRSSELVIMKDECRRYSDKLIITTDDGSEGIKGVVTEGMRVASEGRKIDQAWAIGPTIMMKFASLAAKEMGIPIWVSLNPIMVDGTGMCGGCRVEVGGEVRFACVDGPEFDGWAVNWDVLMRRLQQYKEEEKLSLEQYMAEVESVV
- the gltA gene encoding NADPH-dependent glutamate synthase; amino-acid sequence: MSPKVRQKKVPIAEQKPEERIRNFNEVCLGYTMEEAIEEGMRCLQCKNAPCVAGCPVTIDIPGFIKALREGNIDESWKILSSATNLPAVCGRVCPQETQCEGVCTLGRGKDFEPVAIGKLERFVADWKAGSGVQSAPVVHRGEPKGKVAIVGSGPAGLTAAGDLAKMGYRVKIYEALHEPGGVLMYGIPEFRLPKAIVRREIENIKLLGVEVEVDTAVGRSITVEELRGEYDAIFIGTGAGTPRFIGIPGTTLNGVYSASEFLTRVNLMHAYRFPEYDTPIKKLKNVVVVGGGNVAMDAARSALRLGAEHVTVAYRRTQAEMPARVEEYHHAVEEGIEFCWLTNPVEYVGDERGWVKAVNCIRMELGEPDESGRRRPIPVPGSEFLLEADGAIEAIGQGSNKVLLDAFPELKLNKHGYIVADPETGATSVEGVFAGGDIVTGAATVILAMGAGKNAAKAIDEYISTKRLKAASR
- a CDS encoding dihydroneopterin aldolase — translated: MLVTLALRGMQFHAFHGCLEVERELGQIFSINVGMDYELSPEEADNPEAVPSYQEVFERVQHVVMGRKFRTLEALGWGIGKAILEAYPFVEDVYVDVSSNQLFVPGLIDSKVVTVSLDREELEG